One window of Streptomyces sp. SUK 48 genomic DNA carries:
- a CDS encoding trypsin-like peptidase domain-containing protein → MTESFRRSGEYDYDDPQGPYSRSQSYSAPVNPEWPPPPAYQPAATPPLPAAGPEPEPRRGRARGSVALLAAVAIVAAAVGGATAYGFQELAGKNDVTATGTGTAVVPAGKKGNVAAIAAAVSPSVVEVNATLDNGSSTGSGVVISSTGEIVTNNHVIAGARSVKVRTSDGHSYTADVVGTDSSKDLALIKLEGASGLRAASLGSSGGVQVGDSVVAIGSPEGLTGTVTSGIVSALDRDVTVPTDESQAQGQGGDGSWPFQFGGRNFNGDTGSSTTTYKAIQTDASLNPGNSGGALIDAAGNIIGINSAMYSSSQQASSSSDAGSIGLGFAIPVDTVKSDLAKLRSGGRN, encoded by the coding sequence ATGACCGAGAGCTTCCGCCGCAGCGGCGAGTACGACTACGACGACCCGCAGGGTCCGTACAGCCGGAGTCAGAGCTACTCCGCTCCCGTGAACCCGGAGTGGCCGCCCCCGCCGGCGTACCAGCCGGCGGCCACCCCGCCGCTGCCGGCCGCCGGGCCGGAACCGGAACCGAGGCGCGGGCGCGCCCGGGGTTCCGTCGCCCTCCTCGCGGCGGTCGCGATCGTCGCGGCGGCGGTCGGCGGCGCCACCGCGTACGGCTTCCAGGAGCTCGCCGGCAAGAACGACGTGACCGCCACCGGGACCGGCACCGCCGTGGTGCCGGCCGGCAAGAAGGGGAACGTCGCCGCGATCGCGGCCGCGGTCAGCCCGAGCGTGGTGGAGGTCAACGCCACCCTCGACAACGGCTCCTCCACCGGCTCCGGCGTGGTCATCTCCTCCACCGGGGAGATCGTCACCAACAACCACGTCATCGCGGGCGCGCGGTCGGTCAAGGTGCGCACCAGCGACGGGCACAGCTACACCGCCGACGTGGTGGGCACCGACAGCTCCAAGGACCTCGCGCTGATCAAGCTGGAGGGCGCCTCGGGGCTGCGGGCGGCGAGCCTCGGCAGCTCCGGCGGGGTGCAGGTCGGCGACTCGGTCGTGGCGATCGGCTCCCCCGAGGGCCTGACCGGCACCGTCACCAGCGGCATCGTCTCGGCGCTCGACCGGGACGTCACCGTGCCCACCGACGAGAGCCAGGCGCAGGGCCAGGGCGGCGACGGGAGCTGGCCGTTCCAGTTCGGCGGCCGCAACTTCAACGGCGACACCGGCTCGTCCACCACCACGTACAAGGCGATCCAGACGGACGCCTCCCTCAACCCCGGCAACTCCGGCGGCGCGCTGATCGACGCGGCCGGCAACATCATCGGCATCAACTCCGCGATGTACTCGTCGAGCCAGCAGGCGTCCTCGTCCTCGGACGCGGGCAGCATCGGCCTCGGCTTCGCGATCCCCGTCGACACGGTCAAGTCCGACCTGGCCAAGCTGCGCTCGGGCGGACGGAACTAG
- a CDS encoding LacI family DNA-binding transcriptional regulator translates to MAKVTRDDVARLAGTSTAVVSYVINNGPRPVAPATRERVLAAIKELGYRPDRVAQAMASRRTDLIGLIIPDARQPFFGEMAHAVEQAASERGKMVLVGNTDYISEREVHYLRAFLGMRVSGLILVSHALNDQAAAEIDAWDARVVLLHERPEAIDDVAVVTDDLGGAQLAVRHLLEHGHPYVACMGGTADTPAVGDPVSDHVEGWKRAMAEAGLSTEDRLFEVPYNRYDAYRAALDILSGPKRPPAMFCSTDDQAIGVLRAARELRIDVPGELAVAGFDDIKEAAFADPPLTTVASDRSAMARAAVDLVLDDGLRVAGSRRERLKTFPSRLVVRPSCGCGL, encoded by the coding sequence GTGGCCAAGGTGACTCGGGATGATGTGGCGCGGCTGGCGGGGACGTCCACCGCCGTCGTGAGCTATGTCATCAACAATGGACCCCGGCCGGTCGCCCCGGCCACGCGCGAGCGTGTCCTCGCCGCGATCAAGGAGCTGGGGTACCGCCCGGACCGGGTCGCCCAGGCGATGGCGTCCCGGCGCACCGACCTCATAGGGCTGATCATCCCGGACGCCCGCCAGCCCTTCTTCGGGGAGATGGCGCACGCCGTGGAACAGGCGGCCTCCGAGCGCGGCAAGATGGTGCTGGTCGGCAACACCGACTACATCTCCGAGCGCGAGGTCCACTATCTGCGGGCCTTCCTCGGGATGCGGGTCTCCGGTCTGATCCTGGTCAGCCACGCGCTCAACGACCAGGCCGCCGCCGAGATCGACGCCTGGGACGCCCGCGTGGTGCTGCTGCACGAGCGGCCCGAGGCCATCGACGACGTCGCCGTGGTGACGGACGACCTCGGGGGCGCCCAGCTCGCCGTGCGCCATCTGCTGGAGCACGGCCACCCCTACGTCGCCTGCATGGGCGGCACCGCGGACACCCCGGCCGTCGGCGACCCGGTCTCCGATCACGTCGAGGGCTGGAAGCGGGCCATGGCCGAGGCGGGCCTGAGCACCGAGGACCGGCTGTTCGAGGTGCCGTACAACCGGTACGACGCCTACCGCGCGGCCCTGGACATCCTGTCCGGGCCCAAGCGGCCCCCGGCGATGTTCTGCTCCACCGACGACCAGGCGATCGGCGTGCTGCGGGCCGCCCGCGAGCTGCGCATCGACGTGCCCGGCGAGCTGGCCGTGGCGGGCTTCGACGACATCAAGGAGGCCGCGTTCGCCGATCCGCCGCTGACCACGGTCGCCTCGGACCGCTCGGCGATGGCGCGGGCGGCGGTCGATCTGGTGCTGGACGACGGGCTGCGGGTGGCCGGGTCCCGGCGCGAGCGGCTGAAGACGTTCCCCTCCCGGCTGGTGGTGCGCCCCTCCTGCGGGTGCGGTCTCTGA
- a CDS encoding response regulator transcription factor has protein sequence MSSLLLLTNALQPSTEVLPALGLLLHNVRVAPAEGPALVDTPGADVILVDGRRDLPQVRSLCQLLRSTGPGCPLLLVVTEGGLAAVTADWGVDDVLLDTAGPAEVEARLRLAMGRQQLTHDDSPMEIRNGDLSVDEATYSAKLKGRVLDLTFKEFELLKYLAQHPGRVFTRAQLLQEVWGYDYFGGTRTVDVHVRRLRAKLGPEHESLIGTVRNVGYRFVTPEKGDRGGDDAKAKTNRAKPDEADASRAPIEDEVHADA, from the coding sequence ATGAGTTCTCTGCTGCTCCTGACCAACGCCCTCCAGCCGTCGACGGAGGTCCTGCCGGCCCTCGGCCTGCTCCTGCACAACGTGCGGGTCGCTCCCGCCGAGGGCCCCGCGCTGGTCGACACGCCCGGCGCCGACGTCATCCTGGTCGACGGCCGCCGCGACCTGCCGCAGGTGCGCAGCCTGTGCCAGCTGCTGCGCTCCACCGGCCCCGGCTGTCCCCTGCTGCTCGTGGTCACCGAGGGCGGCCTCGCCGCGGTCACCGCCGACTGGGGCGTGGACGACGTGCTCCTCGACACCGCGGGCCCGGCCGAGGTCGAGGCGCGGCTGCGGCTCGCCATGGGGCGCCAGCAGCTCACGCACGACGACTCGCCGATGGAGATCCGCAACGGCGACCTCTCGGTGGACGAGGCGACGTACTCCGCCAAGCTCAAGGGCCGGGTCCTCGACCTGACCTTCAAGGAGTTCGAGCTGCTGAAGTACCTCGCCCAGCACCCGGGCCGGGTCTTCACCCGCGCCCAGCTGCTCCAGGAGGTCTGGGGCTACGACTACTTCGGCGGCACCCGGACCGTCGACGTGCACGTACGGCGGCTGCGGGCCAAGCTCGGCCCGGAGCACGAGTCACTGATCGGCACCGTACGGAACGTCGGTTACCGATTCGTCACCCCGGAGAAGGGCGACCGGGGCGGGGACGACGCCAAGGCGAAGACGAACCGGGCCAAGCCGGACGAGGCGGACGCGTCCCGCGCCCCGATCGAGGACGAGGTCCACGCGGACGCCTGA
- a CDS encoding alpha/beta fold hydrolase, giving the protein MSNRPAGHVARSTVRPDAETGRPGPVRTYLRTADGVPVEVVYDPGAAVYDPDAPVLVIAHGFTGDVDRPHVRRVAAGLARYGAVVTFSFRGHGRSGGRSTVGDKEVLDLAAALAWARGFGHGRVATVGFSMGASVVLRHAALHPGTVDAVAAVSSPARWYYRGTAPMRRLHWLVTRPEGRLVGRYGLRTRIHHRDWDPIPLSPVEAVPLIAPTPLLIVHGDRDGYFPLDHPRMLADASGGHAELWLEPGMGHAEHAADDALVDRIGDWAARRSG; this is encoded by the coding sequence ATGAGCAATCGCCCGGCAGGACATGTGGCACGTTCCACCGTACGTCCGGATGCCGAGACAGGCAGACCAGGCCCTGTCCGGACATACCTGCGCACGGCGGACGGCGTTCCGGTCGAGGTCGTATACGACCCGGGGGCGGCCGTATACGACCCGGACGCCCCGGTGCTGGTGATCGCGCACGGCTTCACGGGGGACGTGGACCGGCCGCACGTACGAAGGGTGGCGGCCGGGCTCGCCCGTTACGGCGCCGTGGTCACCTTCTCCTTCCGGGGCCACGGGCGCTCGGGCGGCCGGTCCACGGTCGGCGACAAGGAGGTCCTCGACCTCGCCGCCGCGCTCGCCTGGGCGCGGGGCTTCGGGCACGGGCGGGTCGCGACCGTCGGCTTCTCCATGGGCGCCTCGGTGGTCCTGCGGCACGCGGCCCTGCACCCCGGCACGGTGGACGCGGTGGCCGCGGTCAGCTCGCCCGCCCGCTGGTACTACCGGGGCACCGCCCCCATGCGCCGGCTGCACTGGTTGGTCACCCGCCCCGAGGGCCGGCTGGTCGGCCGCTACGGTCTGCGCACCCGCATCCACCACCGCGACTGGGACCCCATACCGCTCTCGCCCGTCGAGGCGGTCCCGCTGATCGCCCCCACCCCGCTGCTGATCGTGCACGGCGACCGGGACGGCTACTTCCCGCTCGACCACCCCCGGATGCTCGCCGACGCCTCCGGCGGCCACGCCGAACTGTGGCTGGAGCCGGGCATGGGCCACGCGGAGCACGCCGCGGACGACGCCCTGGTGGACCGCATCGGGGACTGGGCCGCCCGCCGGTCCGGCTAG
- a CDS encoding MoaD/ThiS family protein, with product MPKVTVRYWAAAKAAAGVAEEPYDAATLADALTAVRTRHPGELTRVLQRCSYLIDGDPVGTRAHETVRLAEGGTVEVLPPFAGG from the coding sequence ATGCCCAAGGTCACGGTGCGCTACTGGGCCGCCGCCAAGGCCGCGGCCGGTGTCGCCGAGGAGCCGTACGACGCGGCCACCCTCGCCGACGCGCTCACCGCCGTGCGCACCCGGCACCCCGGTGAACTCACCCGCGTGCTCCAGCGCTGCTCCTATCTGATCGACGGCGACCCCGTCGGCACGCGCGCGCATGAGACGGTACGGCTGGCCGAGGGCGGCACGGTCGAGGTGCTCCCGCCGTTCGCAGGAGGGTGA